A window from Synechococcus sp. RSCCF101 encodes these proteins:
- a CDS encoding transposase — MSKRRTHSPEFKAKVAMEAISGRKTIQEIAADHAIHPIQVSQWKKQLLDGASDLFTRGKKSKDKEDGQAREAELFQQIGRLQMELEWLKKKSQLL; from the coding sequence ATGAGCAAGCGCCGAACCCACAGCCCTGAGTTCAAGGCAAAGGTCGCCATGGAGGCGATCAGCGGCCGCAAAACGATCCAGGAGATCGCCGCCGACCACGCGATTCACCCGATCCAGGTGAGCCAGTGGAAGAAGCAGCTCCTGGATGGAGCGAGCGACCTGTTTACCAGGGGCAAGAAGAGCAAGGACAAGGAGGACGGTCAGGCCAGGGAGGCGGAGCTGTTCCAGCAGATCGGCCGCCTTCAGATGGAGCTGGAGTGGCTCAAAAAAAAGTCTCAGCTCCTGTGA
- a CDS encoding nucleotidyltransferase family protein: MPVHAQRYWEQRLEEDRRLLEERRQNGLKQAQAAAKALRRQWPTVRAVHCFGSVLGDGFRDHSDLDLLVDGLPPEALLDAVSLAEQAGDLPVDLKRGEDLSDDLRARLLRTSQPL; the protein is encoded by the coding sequence ATGCCCGTTCACGCGCAGCGCTACTGGGAGCAACGCCTCGAGGAGGACCGGAGGCTGCTGGAGGAACGCCGCCAGAACGGCCTGAAGCAGGCTCAGGCAGCGGCCAAGGCCCTGCGGAGGCAATGGCCAACCGTGCGAGCCGTGCACTGCTTCGGGTCGGTGCTGGGGGATGGGTTCCGCGACCACTCCGATCTCGACCTGCTGGTGGATGGGTTACCACCGGAGGCGCTGTTGGACGCGGTGAGCCTTGCCGAGCAGGCCGGTGATCTGCCTGTGGACCTGAAGCGCGGCGAAGACCTCAGCGACGATCTCCGTGCCCGTCTGCTGCGCACCAGCCAGCCCCTCTGA
- a CDS encoding IS256 family transposase encodes MPISDSAASELAQLLGSGSAGDLIPELVRQGLQALIEAEAAAALGADRHQRTAERRGHRNGSRDRLLATPAGDIQLRIPRFRTGSFFPSLLEPRRRVDRALWAVVMEAYVSGVSTRKVDELVVALGCESGVSKSEVSRICQGLDTQVQAFLQRPLEFSRYPYVYLDATYLHGRDPARRQVISRAVIVAVGITGNGQREVLGIEVGDSEDETFWTAFLRRLRERGLSGVQLVISDAHAGLKKAIARCCQGCSWQRCRVHFARNLLAKVPKGSQDMVAAALRSVFVQPEARAAGQQWEQVTTMLTEKFPAAAALMEQAKEDVLAFRAFPPEHWRKIWSTNPLERLNKEIKRRTRVVGIFPNDAAIIRLVGALLLEQQEEWQLDGRRVFSEQSMAKLDNTSEPVQDRATAALAAAA; translated from the coding sequence ATACCCATTTCTGATTCTGCCGCCAGCGAGCTGGCCCAGCTGCTTGGCAGCGGCAGCGCCGGTGACCTGATCCCTGAACTGGTGCGCCAGGGACTGCAGGCCCTGATCGAGGCCGAGGCCGCTGCTGCCCTTGGCGCCGATCGCCATCAGCGCACAGCTGAGCGTCGGGGCCATCGCAATGGCAGCCGTGACCGGCTTCTGGCAACGCCAGCCGGCGACATCCAGCTGCGCATCCCACGCTTTCGCACAGGCAGCTTCTTCCCCTCCCTGCTGGAACCCCGCCGCCGCGTGGATCGGGCCCTCTGGGCCGTGGTGATGGAGGCCTACGTCTCGGGCGTCTCGACGCGCAAGGTCGATGAGCTGGTGGTGGCGCTGGGCTGTGAGAGCGGCGTCTCCAAATCGGAGGTCAGCCGCATCTGCCAGGGCCTCGACACCCAGGTGCAGGCCTTCCTGCAGCGCCCTCTGGAGTTCAGCCGCTACCCGTACGTCTACCTCGATGCCACCTACCTTCACGGCCGGGATCCGGCCCGCAGGCAGGTGATCTCCAGAGCCGTGATCGTGGCGGTCGGCATCACCGGCAACGGCCAGCGCGAGGTGCTGGGGATCGAGGTGGGCGACAGCGAGGATGAGACGTTCTGGACCGCCTTCCTGCGCCGCCTGCGCGAGCGCGGGCTCTCAGGCGTGCAACTGGTGATCAGCGACGCCCACGCCGGCCTCAAGAAGGCCATCGCCCGGTGCTGCCAGGGCTGCAGCTGGCAGCGCTGCCGCGTCCACTTTGCCCGCAACCTATTGGCCAAGGTGCCCAAGGGAAGCCAGGACATGGTGGCTGCCGCCCTGCGCTCGGTGTTCGTTCAGCCCGAGGCCCGGGCCGCAGGGCAGCAGTGGGAGCAGGTAACGACGATGCTCACCGAGAAATTCCCCGCTGCTGCGGCGCTGATGGAGCAGGCCAAGGAAGACGTCCTCGCGTTCCGGGCCTTCCCGCCGGAGCACTGGCGCAAGATCTGGAGCACCAATCCGCTCGAGCGGCTGAACAAGGAGATCAAGCGCCGCACCCGCGTCGTCGGCATCTTCCCGAACGACGCCGCGATCATCCGACTGGTGGGAGCACTGTTGCTGGAGCAGCAGGAGGAGTGGCAGCTCGATGGCCGTCGCGTGTTCTCTGAACAGTCGATGGCCAAGCTGGACAACACCAGCGAACCGGTCCAAGATCGGGCAACAGCTGCACTCGCTGCAGCTGCCTGA
- a CDS encoding IS3 family transposase (programmed frameshift), with the protein MKRIRHTPEQIIRKLKTAEQLIAQGKTVTEVCRVIEVTQPTYHRWRQQFGGMQAEEAKRLTQLEKENARLKKLLAEAELEKAMLKDLGRGKLLSPERRRRAVLVLQQRYRASERFACRVVGQHRSTQRHGGTVPGAEEAKLRRRLREIAAEHIRWGRRMAHRVLRREGWSVNHKRVQRIWREEGLQRPTPRKQKRARPADGSVRRHQAEYPHQVWAMDFQFDATADGRRLKFLNVIDEHSRLCLAIRVGRRCKARDVVAVLEELTSLYPAPAFIRCDNGPEFIAHALRRWCQGSGTTTSTIEPGSPWQNGFAESFNGRFRDEFLNTELFTTAPEAQILADRWRWEYNSLRPHSALQGRTPLEAVQQGAAA; encoded by the exons ATGAAACGAATCCGTCACACTCCAGAGCAGATCATCCGCAAGCTCAAAACGGCCGAGCAGCTGATCGCCCAGGGCAAGACCGTCACCGAGGTCTGCCGCGTGATCGAGGTGACGCAGCCGACCTACCACCGCTGGCGTCAGCAGTTCGGCGGCATGCAGGCCGAGGAAGCCAAACGCCTGACCCAGCTGGAGAAGGAGAACGCCCGACTCAAGAAGCTCTTGGCGGAAGCGGAGCTGGAGAAGGCGATGCTGAAAGATCTTG GCCGAGGGAAACTTCTGAGCCCGGAACGCAGGCGCAGGGCGGTCCTCGTCCTGCAGCAGCGTTACCGGGCATCTGAGCGGTTCGCCTGCCGGGTTGTGGGTCAGCACCGCAGCACCCAACGCCATGGCGGGACGGTCCCTGGGGCCGAGGAGGCCAAGCTCAGGCGCCGGCTGAGGGAGATCGCCGCTGAGCACATCCGCTGGGGCCGGCGGATGGCCCACCGCGTGCTGCGGCGCGAGGGCTGGAGCGTGAATCACAAGCGGGTGCAACGGATCTGGCGGGAGGAAGGTCTGCAGCGGCCCACTCCCCGAAAGCAGAAACGGGCACGGCCCGCGGACGGGTCGGTGCGCCGCCATCAGGCCGAGTATCCCCATCAGGTGTGGGCGATGGACTTTCAGTTCGATGCCACGGCCGATGGCCGGCGGCTCAAGTTCCTGAACGTGATCGATGAGCACAGCCGCCTCTGCCTGGCCATCCGGGTGGGCAGGCGCTGCAAGGCCAGGGACGTGGTGGCCGTGCTGGAGGAGCTCACCAGCCTCTACCCGGCGCCGGCGTTCATCCGGTGCGACAACGGCCCCGAATTCATCGCCCACGCGCTGCGGCGCTGGTGCCAGGGCAGCGGAACCACCACCTCGACCATCGAACCGGGATCTCCGTGGCAGAACGGCTTTGCCGAGTCGTTCAACGGACGGTTCAGGGATGAATTCCTCAACACTGAGCTATTCACCACAGCCCCAGAGGCTCAGATCCTGGCCGATCGTTGGCGCTGGGAGTACAACTCACTCAGGCCGCATTCGGCTCTCCAGGGGCGTACGCCCCTGGAGGCAGTTCAACAGGGAGCTGCCGCATGA
- a CDS encoding IS3 family transposase, producing the protein MARIDALYLEDPCSGSRRIVAYLAREGIPISRDRVRNLMRRMGLRAIYQRPRVNRHAESPHCRHEKVLTGCGGQRPFRGLMVCCLLGADGCCAAVVRCAHRCWSLAGDW; encoded by the coding sequence ATGGCCAGGATTGATGCCCTCTACCTGGAGGATCCCTGCAGCGGCAGCCGACGGATCGTGGCCTACCTGGCCAGGGAAGGGATCCCGATCAGCCGTGACCGCGTGCGAAACCTCATGCGCCGCATGGGTTTACGGGCGATCTACCAGAGACCTCGTGTCAACCGACATGCGGAAAGTCCTCACTGCCGACACGAAAAAGTCCTCACTGGATGCGGCGGTCAGCGACCCTTCCGTGGGCTGATGGTCTGTTGTCTGCTTGGTGCTGATGGCTGCTGTGCAGCGGTCGTTCGTTGTGCTCATCGGTGTTGGTCGTTGGCTGGTGACTGGTGA
- the istB gene encoding IS21-like element helper ATPase IstB, whose translation MNRSRTTTAPLERPAELAALVADLEAMLTRLRLTAIRDRLDNLREALAWLCGAEVSRKDQSRFEMAMRLARFPCVRTLGGFEFEAQPSIDPAQIRELATCRWIANGDNLVLLGPPGVGKTPLEVALGREAIRLGHSVLFCSAAELIGSLARAQQQGELARQLTYYGKPRLLIIDELGYLPLEHDAAYLFFQLISRRYEQGSVLISSNRAVTEWGEVFGDQVVATAILDRLLHHSHVLTIRGDSYRLREKRRSGLIRSPQATAPSSGANSSASPSPEEKS comes from the coding sequence ATGAACCGCAGCCGCACCACCACCGCACCGCTGGAGAGACCGGCGGAACTGGCCGCCCTGGTGGCTGACCTGGAGGCGATGCTCACCCGCCTGCGGCTCACCGCCATCCGCGACCGCCTCGACAACCTGCGGGAGGCCCTGGCCTGGCTGTGTGGTGCCGAGGTGAGCCGCAAGGACCAGAGCCGGTTCGAGATGGCCATGCGCCTGGCCCGTTTCCCATGCGTCCGGACGCTGGGGGGATTCGAATTCGAGGCCCAGCCCTCGATCGATCCCGCCCAGATCCGGGAGCTGGCCACCTGCCGCTGGATCGCCAACGGCGACAACCTGGTCCTGCTCGGCCCACCCGGGGTGGGGAAGACCCCTCTGGAGGTGGCGCTGGGACGGGAGGCGATCCGTCTGGGCCACAGCGTGCTGTTCTGTTCCGCCGCCGAGCTGATCGGCAGCCTGGCGCGGGCCCAGCAGCAGGGCGAACTGGCGCGGCAGCTCACGTACTACGGCAAGCCGAGGCTGCTGATCATCGACGAGCTGGGCTATCTGCCCCTGGAGCACGACGCCGCTTACCTGTTCTTCCAGCTGATCTCCCGCCGCTATGAGCAGGGCAGCGTGCTGATCAGCTCCAATCGGGCGGTCACGGAGTGGGGAGAGGTGTTCGGTGATCAGGTGGTCGCCACCGCGATCCTCGATCGCTTGCTGCACCACAGCCATGTGCTGACGATCCGGGGCGACAGCTACCGGCTCAGGGAAAAGCGCCGATCGGGCCTGATCCGCTCACCGCAGGCCACCGCCCCCAGCTCCGGAGCCAACAGCAGTGCTTCCCCATCCCCAGAAGAGAAGTCCTGA
- the istA gene encoding IS21 family transposase, with protein sequence METPQEVERMLQLHARGLSQRTIAHELGCCPRTVRRYLRQGGWQPYGQPRRSRRLDEQIAWLREQFEQHRGNAEVLRQELLRQKGIDVSQRTVERAVAAWRRELRIRQLATVRYETPPGRQLQADFGQCAVSIGGERRRVHLCVLTLGYSRRLVVRPYGHERQANWLQAMEEAFRHWGGIPEQVLVDNARALVRRHDPASGELVFHPTFLAFAEHWGFTPRACRPYRPRTKGKDERGVRYVKGSGLAGHTFRSWGAMEAHLAWWMREVADVRRHGTTGERPLERFQRDEASALRPLCGKPSFLAEREQKRVVAKDCCIQLEGNWYSAPQQLIGQRITAQVRHQTVRLLHRGRIVAEHPLQSANHRCRQVIRSHWQGLLPAEQLQQARASLQPAIPDRCQATPAVGPPATRAVRTSSLARSLSDYAAVLTEVEA encoded by the coding sequence ATGGAAACACCCCAGGAGGTGGAGCGGATGCTGCAGCTCCATGCCCGCGGCCTCAGCCAGCGAACGATCGCCCATGAACTGGGCTGCTGTCCGCGGACCGTTCGCCGCTATCTGCGCCAGGGCGGCTGGCAGCCCTACGGCCAGCCCCGGCGCAGCCGGCGCCTCGATGAGCAGATCGCCTGGCTGCGCGAGCAGTTTGAGCAGCATCGCGGCAATGCCGAGGTGCTCCGCCAGGAACTGCTGCGGCAGAAGGGCATTGATGTGTCCCAGCGCACGGTGGAACGGGCCGTGGCGGCCTGGCGCCGCGAGCTGCGGATCCGTCAGCTGGCCACCGTGCGCTACGAGACGCCACCCGGCCGGCAGCTCCAGGCCGACTTTGGCCAGTGCGCCGTGAGCATTGGTGGGGAGCGCCGTCGGGTGCACCTGTGCGTGCTCACGCTCGGCTACTCGCGCCGTCTGGTGGTGCGGCCGTACGGCCATGAGCGGCAGGCGAACTGGCTGCAGGCGATGGAGGAGGCCTTCCGACACTGGGGCGGCATTCCCGAGCAGGTGCTGGTGGACAACGCCCGCGCCCTGGTCCGCCGGCACGATCCCGCCAGCGGTGAGCTGGTGTTTCATCCCACCTTCCTCGCCTTTGCCGAGCACTGGGGGTTCACGCCCCGTGCCTGCCGCCCCTACCGGCCTCGCACCAAGGGCAAGGACGAGCGAGGGGTGCGCTACGTCAAGGGCAGCGGTCTGGCCGGACACACCTTCCGCAGCTGGGGTGCCATGGAGGCCCATCTGGCCTGGTGGATGCGCGAGGTGGCGGATGTCCGTCGTCACGGCACCACCGGAGAACGGCCCCTGGAGCGGTTCCAGCGGGACGAGGCCAGTGCCCTGAGGCCGCTGTGCGGCAAGCCCTCGTTCCTGGCTGAGCGGGAACAGAAGCGAGTGGTGGCCAAGGACTGCTGCATTCAGCTGGAGGGGAACTGGTATTCCGCTCCCCAGCAGCTGATCGGCCAGCGGATCACGGCGCAGGTCCGCCATCAGACGGTGCGATTGCTGCACCGGGGCCGGATCGTGGCGGAGCACCCACTCCAGAGCGCGAACCACCGCTGCCGTCAGGTGATCAGAAGCCACTGGCAGGGCCTGCTGCCGGCCGAGCAGCTGCAGCAGGCACGCGCTTCCCTGCAGCCAGCCATCCCCGACAGGTGTCAGGCGACACCCGCTGTTGGTCCTCCGGCGACACGAGCGGTGCGCACCTCCAGCCTGGCCCGATCCCTGAGCGACTACGCCGCCGTGCTGACGGAGGTGGAGGCATGA
- a CDS encoding IS3 family transposase, whose product MDIDEIHTVDQVWATDITYIPLQKGFLYLVAIMDLHSRHVLSWRLSNSLDTEFCLDALEMALSDGRKPEIFHSDQGCQFTSAEFVARLQKEGIRISWSGRKRCYDNILVERLWRTLKHEEVYLHAYSDGWEAEVSLARFLWRYCNVRPHSAMGGRTPNQVYTETEPSSSRPGLTMSGAKAVQ is encoded by the coding sequence GTGGACATCGATGAGATCCACACCGTGGACCAGGTCTGGGCTACCGATATCACCTACATCCCACTGCAGAAGGGCTTTCTCTATCTGGTGGCGATCATGGATCTCCACTCAAGGCATGTCCTCAGCTGGAGGCTCTCCAACAGCCTTGACACGGAGTTCTGCCTGGATGCCTTGGAGATGGCCCTCTCCGATGGGCGAAAGCCAGAGATCTTCCATTCCGATCAGGGCTGCCAGTTCACCTCTGCTGAGTTCGTCGCCAGGCTGCAGAAGGAGGGAATCAGGATCAGCTGGTCCGGCAGGAAGCGCTGCTACGACAACATCCTGGTCGAGCGACTCTGGAGGACGCTCAAGCATGAGGAGGTCTACCTGCATGCTTACAGCGATGGCTGGGAAGCAGAAGTCAGCCTGGCCCGCTTCCTGTGGAGGTACTGCAATGTGAGACCCCACAGTGCCATGGGAGGCAGAACTCCCAATCAGGTCTACACTGAGACCGAACCCAGTTCCTCCCGTCCGGGGTTAACGATGTCAGGGGCTAAGGCTGTCCAATAA
- a CDS encoding NAD-dependent epimerase/dehydratase family protein, with the protein MKSLIIGHRGFVGSNLARQLPQATGVGRREIGALAGQCFDDIYCAAPQAKKWWANQNPEQDRQEVENLIEACRDLACTGFFVLFSTVDVYDPPSAVDENSPPSKDSHPYGRHRSMLEQTVIDTFGNQSRIIRLPALVGHGLKKNIIYDLLNNNNLDQINPNSAFQWFNLDHLAAVLDQAKLLSHGRILNVVSEPVATSTILSTWFADINERLNWQLPKTGYNVKTIHGPQGSQYLYSADDALKLHLKPFIEAQRSHL; encoded by the coding sequence ATGAAATCTCTCATCATCGGTCACCGCGGCTTTGTGGGCAGTAATCTCGCTCGCCAGTTGCCTCAAGCTACTGGCGTCGGCCGACGGGAGATAGGGGCACTCGCAGGCCAATGCTTCGACGACATCTATTGTGCCGCGCCGCAAGCGAAAAAATGGTGGGCCAATCAGAACCCCGAGCAGGACAGACAGGAGGTGGAGAATCTGATCGAGGCCTGCAGGGACCTTGCCTGTACTGGCTTCTTTGTTCTGTTCAGTACAGTGGATGTTTATGATCCGCCATCAGCGGTGGATGAAAACAGCCCACCGTCCAAAGATAGCCACCCCTACGGTCGGCATAGATCCATGTTGGAGCAAACTGTGATAGATACATTTGGGAACCAGTCACGCATTATCCGCTTGCCGGCATTAGTTGGCCATGGCTTGAAGAAGAATATCATCTACGACCTACTCAACAACAATAACTTAGATCAAATCAATCCAAACTCGGCTTTTCAGTGGTTTAACTTGGACCATCTTGCCGCAGTCCTTGATCAAGCGAAGCTGCTGAGCCATGGTCGGATTCTGAATGTTGTAAGCGAGCCCGTGGCCACCTCCACCATCTTGAGTACGTGGTTTGCCGACATCAATGAGCGTCTGAATTGGCAATTGCCCAAGACAGGTTACAACGTAAAGACGATTCACGGACCTCAAGGAAGCCAATATCTGTACTCGGCTGATGATGCACTGAAGCTTCATCTCAAGCCTTTCATCGAAGCGCAGAGGTCACACCTATGA
- a CDS encoding FAD-dependent oxidoreductase — protein MRFAVIGAGFYGLHIATRLKALGLEIRVFEKSDDILTFASGNNQFRLHLGFHYARNFRTRQQSRDGFFRFLERYQQLTEPIPENYYLVPKGDSLIDFSTYKLIMMSSGLDFVEKEHPVEISYPCGSVVTAERVLMIDRARQHFYQHLPDTIELGVEATVSMDDDRVRVNGESFDYCIDCTWGHLMPDKNFFFESTILLYYRKKEAGSLARAYTFVDGPLCSLYPTEKPGIFTLSSVPYTPIAQHGTSDEALHAIATLSSHDINLKRLLMEKQIMRYYPGFLDDYEYLDPQLCVKTKPFGHDDDRSCYVKRYGRLIKCLSGKVDNIFYAAAEVMALIEDETE, from the coding sequence ATGAGGTTTGCAGTCATTGGAGCTGGCTTCTACGGCCTGCACATTGCTACCCGCCTGAAAGCCCTTGGGCTGGAGATCAGGGTATTTGAGAAGTCTGACGACATACTCACATTTGCCTCAGGCAACAATCAGTTCCGACTTCACCTTGGCTTCCATTACGCTCGCAACTTCCGCACTAGACAGCAATCGAGAGATGGGTTTTTTCGTTTTCTGGAACGATATCAACAACTCACTGAGCCAATCCCCGAAAACTATTACCTTGTTCCAAAGGGTGATTCGCTGATAGACTTCTCAACGTACAAGCTTATTATGATGTCCTCAGGCTTAGACTTCGTGGAGAAGGAGCATCCAGTCGAGATCAGCTATCCTTGCGGGTCCGTGGTAACCGCAGAGAGAGTGCTGATGATCGATCGCGCTCGGCAGCATTTCTATCAACATCTGCCCGACACCATTGAGCTCGGCGTGGAGGCCACTGTGAGCATGGACGATGACCGCGTGAGAGTAAACGGTGAATCATTTGATTACTGCATCGACTGTACGTGGGGACACCTCATGCCAGACAAGAATTTTTTCTTTGAGAGCACGATACTTCTTTACTACAGAAAAAAAGAGGCTGGCAGCCTGGCTCGTGCTTACACATTCGTTGACGGTCCTCTTTGCTCGTTATACCCCACCGAGAAACCGGGGATCTTCACTCTAAGCAGCGTTCCTTACACCCCCATTGCCCAGCATGGCACCAGCGATGAGGCTTTGCATGCCATTGCCACCCTCAGTAGCCACGACATCAATCTCAAGCGGCTCTTGATGGAAAAACAGATAATGAGATACTATCCTGGTTTTCTTGACGATTACGAATATCTCGATCCCCAACTGTGCGTAAAGACCAAGCCCTTTGGTCATGATGATGACCGTAGCTGTTACGTCAAAAGGTATGGTCGGCTGATCAAGTGCCTCTCTGGCAAAGTTGATAATATATTCTATGCTGCAGCCGAAGTGATGGCTTTGATCGAGGACGAAACCGAATGA
- a CDS encoding transposase → MRRYSEAVKADVKRRMSPPERQSVARISEELGIHVVTLYNWRKAWRLQGEVVPASEREPEGWSAADKFTVVLETAGLNDTELGAYCRERGLFPEQVSRWRQAATDANAAPVLPPLSGKLSPLSIAHPGA, encoded by the coding sequence ATGCGTCGTTACAGCGAGGCCGTCAAGGCTGATGTCAAGAGACGAATGAGCCCGCCCGAGCGACAGAGCGTGGCTCGGATTTCCGAGGAGCTGGGCATCCACGTGGTGACCCTCTACAACTGGAGAAAGGCCTGGCGTCTGCAGGGAGAGGTGGTGCCCGCATCCGAGAGGGAGCCAGAAGGCTGGAGCGCTGCCGACAAGTTCACGGTGGTGCTGGAGACCGCTGGCCTCAACGACACCGAGCTCGGTGCCTACTGCCGTGAGCGGGGGCTGTTCCCTGAGCAGGTGAGCCGCTGGCGTCAGGCCGCCACCGATGCCAACGCCGCGCCAGTGCTGCCCCCGCTTTCAGGAAAGTTGTCACCCCTCTCAATCGCACACCCGGGGGCTTGA
- a CDS encoding IS3 family transposase (programmed frameshift) gives MRRYSEAVKADVKRRMSPPERQSVARISEELGIHVVTLYNWRKAWRLQGEVVPASEREPEGWSAADKFTVVLETAGLNDTELGAYCRERGLFPEQVSRWRQAATDANAAPVLTRAEQKDLERLRARDQREIKALKKELQRKEKALAEAAALLVLRKKGGLLLGGRGRLTSAAHRQKAIALIGEAKASGATLSAACGEIGISLRTLKRWRKAFLGDGDGEDRRRGSPRHVAHRLSEEERQRILLTCNQPEYASLPPGQIVPALADQDLFIGSESSLYRVLHAHGQAHRRGRARPPQEPRPVPRLRADRPNAVWSWDITYLPTTVRGVWLYLYLVIDVWSRKVVAWDVAEREDAQIAADLVGRACLRERISRGCRQPLVLHADNGNAMRAATLEARLEELGVLRSFSRPRVSNDNPYSESLFRTVKYRPDYPKRPFTSKAEACEWVASFVDWYNHQHRHSGIKFVTPDQRHSGDAAELCRRRADVYEKARQKHPRRWSRSTRCWRQPAVVWINKPPEEPQRALAIPLGQAA, from the exons ATGCGTCGTTACAGCGAGGCCGTCAAGGCTGATGTCAAGAGACGAATGAGCCCGCCCGAGCGACAGAGCGTGGCTCGGATTTCCGAGGAGCTGGGCATCCACGTGGTGACCCTCTACAACTGGAGAAAGGCCTGGCGTCTGCAGGGAGAGGTGGTGCCCGCATCCGAGAGGGAGCCAGAAGGCTGGAGCGCTGCCGACAAGTTCACGGTGGTGCTGGAGACCGCTGGCCTCAACGACACCGAGCTCGGTGCCTACTGCCGTGAGCGGGGGCTGTTCCCTGAGCAGGTGAGCCGCTGGCGTCAGGCCGCCACCGATGCCAACGCCGCGCCAGTGCTGACGAGGGCCGAGCAGAAGGATCTGGAGAGGCTCCGCGCCCGGGACCAGCGAGAGATCAAGGCCCTCAAGAAGGAGCTGCAGCGCAAGGAGAAGGCCCTGGCGGAGGCAGCAGCACTGCTGGTGCTGCGAAAAAAG GGAGGCCTTCTGCTCGGAGGACGCGGAAGGCTGACGAGTGCCGCGCATCGGCAAAAGGCGATCGCGTTGATCGGTGAGGCCAAGGCCAGCGGAGCCACCCTCAGCGCTGCCTGCGGGGAGATCGGCATTTCCCTGCGCACCCTCAAGCGCTGGCGGAAGGCCTTTCTGGGTGATGGGGACGGAGAAGACCGCCGTAGAGGCAGCCCTCGCCATGTCGCCCACCGCCTGAGCGAGGAAGAACGCCAGCGGATCCTGCTCACCTGCAACCAACCGGAGTACGCCTCGCTGCCGCCGGGACAGATCGTGCCCGCACTGGCCGATCAGGACCTGTTCATCGGCTCCGAGTCCAGCTTGTACCGGGTGCTGCACGCGCATGGTCAGGCCCATCGCCGGGGCCGTGCACGACCACCACAGGAGCCACGGCCTGTGCCACGGCTGCGAGCGGATCGCCCCAATGCTGTGTGGTCGTGGGACATCACCTATCTGCCCACCACGGTGCGGGGTGTGTGGCTGTACCTCTATCTGGTGATCGACGTCTGGAGCCGCAAGGTGGTGGCCTGGGATGTCGCCGAACGAGAAGACGCGCAGATCGCCGCTGACCTGGTGGGTCGGGCCTGCCTGCGGGAGCGGATCAGCAGAGGCTGCCGCCAACCGCTGGTTCTCCACGCCGACAACGGCAACGCCATGCGGGCCGCCACCCTCGAGGCCCGGTTGGAAGAGCTGGGGGTGCTGCGTTCGTTCTCCCGGCCCCGGGTGTCGAACGACAATCCCTACTCGGAATCCCTGTTCCGAACCGTCAAATACCGTCCTGACTACCCGAAAAGGCCATTCACCAGCAAGGCAGAGGCCTGCGAGTGGGTGGCGTCGTTCGTGGATTGGTACAACCACCAGCACCGCCACAGCGGCATCAAGTTCGTGACGCCGGACCAGCGCCACAGCGGGGATGCGGCCGAACTCTGCCGGCGTCGTGCCGATGTCTACGAGAAGGCCCGGCAGAAGCACCCGCGTCGATGGAGCCGATCCACCCGCTGCTGGCGTCAGCCAGCGGTGGTGTGGATCAACAAGCCACCAGAAGAGCCGCAGAGGGCACTGGCCATACCATTGGGTCAGGCCGCCTGA
- a CDS encoding DDE-type integrase/transposase/recombinase, with protein sequence MEQWRALHGPAQEVMFLQEHRAGVLGISDFTLLKGEPITVAGEVLEHRLFHFRLPFSGWCHVEVIHGGESFVALAEALQNALALCGGVPAEHRTDSLSACFRNRDGSYAGAYTSRYRELCAHPGVIGTRNNRGVAHENGAIEGPHRHWKHRLEQ encoded by the coding sequence GTGGAGCAGTGGCGGGCCCTGCACGGTCCGGCGCAGGAGGTGATGTTCCTGCAGGAGCACCGGGCCGGTGTGCTGGGAATCTCCGATTTCACCCTGCTCAAGGGGGAGCCGATCACCGTGGCCGGGGAGGTTCTGGAGCACCGTCTGTTCCACTTCCGCCTGCCGTTCTCCGGCTGGTGCCATGTGGAGGTGATCCACGGCGGCGAAAGCTTTGTCGCTCTGGCCGAGGCGCTGCAGAACGCCCTGGCTCTCTGCGGCGGGGTGCCAGCGGAGCACCGCACCGACAGCCTCAGCGCCTGCTTCCGCAACCGTGACGGCAGCTATGCGGGTGCCTACACCAGTCGCTACCGGGAGCTCTGCGCCCACCCGGGTGTGATCGGCACCCGCAACAACCGTGGGGTCGCCCACGAAAACGGCGCGATCGAGGGCCCGCATCGGCACTGGAAACACCGACTGGAGCAGTAG